One Dermochelys coriacea isolate rDerCor1 chromosome 21, rDerCor1.pri.v4, whole genome shotgun sequence genomic window carries:
- the SLC6A17 gene encoding sodium-dependent neutral amino acid transporter SLC6A17 has translation MPKNSKVTQREHSSEHVTESVADLLAHEEPVDYKHSVLNMTGKAWDKQKDVKEDLDSEKRPAWNSKLQYILAQIGYSVGLGNVWRFPYLCQKNGGGAYLVPYLVLLIIIGLPLFFLELAVGQRIRRGSIGVWNYICPRLGGIGYASCLVCFFVGLYYNVIIGWSIFYFFKSFQYPLPWSECPIVKNGTMAVVEAECEKSSATTYFWYREALEISNSISESGGLNWKMTLCLLTAWSVVGLAVIKGIQSSGKVMYFSSLFPYVVLLCFLVRGLLLRGAIDGILHMFTPKLDKMLDPQVWREAATQVFFALGLGFGGVIAFSSYNKQDNNCHFDATLVSFINFFTSVLATLVVFAVLGFKANIMNEKCVVENTEKILGYLNSHVLSHDLIPPHVNFSHLTAKDYSEMYQVIMTVKENRFKELGLDACLLEDELNKSVQGTGLAFIAFTEAMTHFPASPFWSVMFFLMLINLGLGSMIGTMAGITTPIIDTFKVRKEVFTVGCCIFAFLIGLIFVQHSGNYFVTMFDDYSATLPLTVVVILENIAVAWIYGTKKFMQELTEMLGFRPYIFYFYTWKYISPLCMAVLMTASIIQLGVNPPGYSAWIREEAAEKFLYYPMWAVAILISLIILATLPLPVVFILRQFHLVSDGSNALSVTYKKGRMMKDISNLEDNDETRFILSKVPSETQSPMPTHHSYLGPGNASPMEMSSASNGRYGSGYHLASTPESEL, from the exons ATGCCTAAGAACAGCAAAGTGACGCAGCGAGAGCACAGCAGCGAGCATGTCACCGAATCGGTGGCCGACCTGCTGGCCCACGAGGAGCCCGTGGACTACAAGCACAGCGTCTTGAACATGACGGGCAAGGCCTGGGACAAGCAGAAGGACGTGAAGGAAGATCTGGACTCTGAGAAGCGGCCAGCgtggaacagcaaactgcagtaCATCCTGGCCCAGATCGGGTACTCGGTGGGGCTGGGGAACGTCTGGCGGTTTCCATACTTGTGTCAAAAAAACGGAGGAG GTGCCTACCTGGTCCCCTACCTTGTGCTGCTCATCATCATCGGGCTCCCTCTCTTCTTCCTGGAGCTGGCCGTGGGTCAGAGAATCCGCCGGGGCAGCATCGGTGTGTGGAATTACATCTGCCCCCGCCTGGGGGGCATTGGATACGCCAGCTGTCTC GTCTGCTTCTTTGTCGGTCTCTATTATAATGTGATCATCGGCTGGAGcatcttttacttttttaaatcctTCCAGTATCCGCTCCCCTGGAGTGAGTGCCCCATTGTTAAAAATGGCACAATGGCCG TGGTGGAGGCAGAATGTGAGAAGAGCTCCGCAACCACCTACTTCTGGTACCGCGAGGCTCTGGAGATTTCCAACTCCATCTCAGAGAGTGGAGGGCTCAACTGGAAGATGACCCTATGCCTGCTGACGGCCTGGAGTGTCGTGGGATTGGCCGTGATCAAAGGAATTCAGTCCTCAGGGAAG GTGATGTACTTCAGCTCCCTCTTCCCGTATGTGGTGCTCCTTTGCTTCCTGGTGCGGGGGCTGCTCCTGAGGGGGGCGATAGATGGGATCCTGCACATGTTCACTCCTAAG cttgacaAGATGCTGGACCCCCAGGTGTGGCGAGAGGCGGCCACTCAGGTCTTCTTCGCCTTGGGCCTGGGCTTTGGAGGTGTCATCGCTTTCTCCAGCTACAACAAGCAGGACAATAACTGCCACTTCGATGCTACCCTTGTCTCCTTCATCAACTTCTTCACCTCCGTGTTGGCCACCCTGGTGGTCTTTGCTGTGCTGGGGTTCAAGGCCAACATCATGAATGAGAAATGTGTGGTGGA GAACACTGAGAAGATCCTGGGATACCTGAACAGCCACGTCCTGAGCCACGACCTCATCCCACCCCACGTGAACTTCTCCCATCTCACGGCCAAGGACTACAGCGAGATGTACCAAGTGATCATGACGGTGAAGGAGAATCGCTTCAAGGAGCTGGGCTTGGACGCTTGCCTGCTAGAGGATGAGCTCAACAAG tcagtgcagggaactggccTGGCCTTCATCGCCTTCACCGAAGCCATGACCCATTTCCCAGCTTCTCCTTTCTGGTCTGTGATGTTCTTCCTGATGCTGATAAACCTGGGGCTTGGCAGCATGATTGGGACTATGGCGGGTATCACCACCCCTATCATTGACACCTTCAAGGTGCGGAAGGAAGTTTTCACAG TTGGCTGTTGCATCTTCGCCTTCTTGATAGGCTTGATCTTCGTGCAGCACTCGGGGAATTACTTCGTCACCATGTTTGACGATTACTCCGCCACGCTGCCTCTCACGGTCGTCGTGATCCTGGAAAACATTGCCGTGGCCTGGATTTATGGCACCAAGAA ATTCATGCAGGAACTGACAGAAATGCTGGGCTTCCGGCCATACATCTTCTACTTCTACACCTGGAAGTACATCTCTCCCCTCTGCATGGCTGTGCTAATGACTGCCAGCATCATCCAGCTCGGAGTCAACCCACCGGGATACAGTGCTTGGATCAGAGAGGAG GCTGCGGAGAAGTTCCTCTATTACCCAATGTGGGCTGTGGCCATCCTCATCTCTCTCATCATCCTGGCCACCCTCCCACTGCCCGTGGTCTTCATCCTCCGTCAGTTTCACCTGGTGTCCGATGGCTCCAATGCCCTCTCCGTCACCTACAAGAAGGGCCGGATGATGAAGGACATCTCCAACCTGGAGGACAATGATGAGACTCGCTTCATCTTGAGCAAAGTGCCCAGCGAGACCCAGTCCCCGATGCCCACGCACCATTCCTACCTGGGCCCGGGAAACGCTTCCCCAATGGAGATGAGCAGTGCATCCAACGGACGCTATGGGAGTGGGTACCACTTGGCCAGCACCCCTGAATCTGAACTGTGA